GGTCGGTTTCCGCCGATCCCGACGCCCAGTGTCAGCCGTCCGCCGGACAATCCGTCGATGCCCGCCAGCTCCTTGGCCAGCAGAACAGGCGGCGTGGTGGTGGCCAGCAGGACGGTGCTGGTTAAGCCGATGGTCTTGGTGACGGCGGCCGCAGCGGCCAGGGCGATGGTGTCCAGCACGGCCGGATAGGCGATTCGACCTATCGTGGCCAGCGCGGAGAAGCCGGCTCGCTCGGCTCGCGACGCCCATTCTGGAATTATCGTCGGGTTCACGTCGCGGATCTGATTGGGTATTCCGATGCCGATCTTCATGGTGTGCGTATTACCTTCCTGGGCGATTGAGATCCAAGGGGTCGAGTGTGCGGGCCGAACTCATGTCCCGGGCACGGTGCCGCCTTTCATGATTCCGTTTGTCGGATGACGTCCGTCATCGGGAATGTTCCGAGTGCCGGTCCAGGCCGGGGCCGAGCACTGCCGTCACCGGCGTGCGGTCGGTGTTGCGGAGCCTGCCCGGTGTGCGGGATGCGAGCAGGCCGCCTGCGAGGGCTGGTCCGCGTGCGCTCCGTCCACTCGGGAGAGATCGCTGCGTGGCGCATGTCACCGGGCCGGTCGGAGCCCGCAGCGGATCGTGGGACCGCCCGCCGATGCCTGCGGCGCGGAACGTCGAACTCACGGGAGTGTTCACGGGCACCGCAGCTGCCGACGAGGTTGCGTGATCATGCCGCGAGCATCCCTGCGCCCCGCCAACAGGGGCAAACAACCAGTAAGTCACTAATGTCTTGTAAGTTGGTAGGGTCTCGCGCGTGGTGACCAGAGAACCGCACCGGGGGCCCGCGTCGCAGGCAGGCTTCGATGCGGCCGACGAGGAGAAATGTCGGAGTTTCCTCGACGCGGTGGAACTCGTCGGCAAGAAGTGGACGGCAGTGATGCTGCTTGCCGGAGTTCAGGGCGCCCGCCGCTTCCGCGAATACCGCAACCATGTACCCGGCATCTCGGACCGGATGCTGGCGCAGCGATTCCGTGAACTCGAAGCCAACCGGCTCATCGAACGGACGGTGGTGCCGACGACTCCGGTGCTCGTCACCTACGTTCCGAC
The Actinoalloteichus fjordicus DNA segment above includes these coding regions:
- a CDS encoding winged helix-turn-helix transcriptional regulator; the encoded protein is MVTREPHRGPASQAGFDAADEEKCRSFLDAVELVGKKWTAVMLLAGVQGARRFREYRNHVPGISDRMLAQRFRELEANRLIERTVVPTTPVLVTYVPTERGRGLLAALRPLMEWSLLDRDRCDHR